A single region of the Paraburkholderia sp. SOS3 genome encodes:
- a CDS encoding efflux RND transporter permease subunit: protein MRIAHFFIDRPRFATVVSAFLTLIGLGAMFVLPVAQYPEIVPPTVQVTTTYPGASAETIARTVATPLEQQINGVENMLYMSSQSTGDGKLTVTVTFRIGTDLNVAQMLTQNRVQDALPRLPDDVQRLGVQVRKSTPSILLAVHLDSPDKTRDTLYLSNYATLHVKDELARLQGVGDVQFIGGREYAMRIWVDPDKVAASNLTASEVLAALRAQNLQVSAGVLNQPPTKSDAAYQINVEALGRLSTPDEFGDIVVKSDPQGRVTRIRDIARVEVGAADYGSTAFMDRNQAATMLIYAEPGANSLAVEKEVLSTMRGLSKDFPPGVEYKIIYDPTIFIGKSVHEVVVTIFVAILLVVGVVFVFLQNWRATIIPVVAIPVSLLGSFIVLATFGISLNNLSLFGLVLAVGIVVDDAIVVVENVERNMHAGMSPTEAAHRTMDEVGGALLSIALTLCAVFVPSAFLSGISGLFFRQFAVTIAASTVISCFVSLTLSPALCAVLFKQRAPHETNGEQRGNAVSRLLHAGFTRFNHGFERLSSGYGKLTRRLVRGLTVMLAIYVALIGVAALEFAHTPTGFIPEQDQGYLITVVQLPPGASLERTEKVVRSATDIILSTRGIEHVAPFVGLDATTLTVASNSGTIFSGLPSLYNHEIPGLTADGVLADLRKRLSVIKDAYVLTIPPPPVQGIGNAGGFKMMLEDRAGLGPDALVHAAKDLVAAANKDPDFAGVFTLFNAGSPSVFADIDRVKAEKVGLTPTDVFSTLQVYLGSQYVNDFNYLGRTYEVIVQGDGQYRRDASDITRLKARNQAGEMVPIGTVAKMETRTIPYRVPRYNLYPAAEVQGVAAPGVATGTALHRMEELAHQVLPQGIGFEWTELAYQQQQRGTPTLLVFGAAALFVFLVLVAQYESWKLPLSIVLIVPMCILASVTGLAIRGMPIDILAQIGFVVLVGLAAKNAILIVEFARQKQDEGDTAVNAAVHAARTRLRPILMTSFAFILGVAPLAVATGAGAEMRQSLGTAVLFGMLGVTGFGLLFTPAFYVFIRKFGRKERT from the coding sequence ATGCGTATTGCCCATTTCTTTATCGACCGCCCGCGCTTTGCGACGGTGGTCAGCGCCTTCCTGACCTTGATCGGCCTCGGCGCAATGTTCGTCTTGCCCGTCGCGCAGTATCCGGAAATCGTTCCGCCTACCGTACAGGTGACGACGACTTATCCGGGCGCGTCTGCCGAGACGATTGCGCGCACCGTTGCGACACCGCTCGAACAGCAGATCAACGGTGTCGAAAACATGCTCTATATGAGCAGCCAGTCGACCGGCGACGGCAAGCTGACCGTGACCGTGACGTTTCGCATCGGCACCGATCTGAACGTTGCGCAGATGCTCACGCAAAACCGGGTGCAGGATGCGCTGCCGCGCCTGCCAGACGACGTGCAGCGCCTCGGCGTGCAGGTCAGGAAATCGACGCCGAGTATTCTGCTCGCCGTCCACCTCGATTCGCCCGATAAGACGCGCGACACACTGTATCTGTCGAACTATGCGACGCTGCACGTGAAGGACGAACTCGCGCGCCTGCAAGGCGTCGGCGACGTGCAGTTCATCGGCGGCCGCGAGTACGCAATGCGTATCTGGGTCGACCCGGACAAGGTCGCCGCCAGCAATCTGACGGCCAGCGAAGTGCTCGCCGCGCTGCGCGCACAGAATCTGCAGGTGTCGGCCGGCGTGCTGAACCAGCCGCCGACGAAGAGCGACGCCGCCTATCAGATCAACGTCGAAGCGCTCGGCCGGTTGTCGACGCCCGATGAATTCGGCGACATCGTCGTGAAATCGGACCCGCAGGGGCGCGTCACGCGCATCCGCGATATCGCCCGCGTCGAAGTGGGTGCGGCCGACTACGGTTCGACCGCGTTCATGGACCGCAACCAGGCGGCCACGATGCTGATCTACGCGGAACCAGGCGCGAATTCTCTCGCGGTCGAGAAGGAAGTGCTGTCGACGATGCGCGGCCTCAGTAAAGACTTCCCGCCCGGCGTCGAGTACAAGATCATCTATGACCCGACGATCTTCATCGGCAAATCGGTCCACGAAGTGGTCGTCACGATCTTCGTCGCGATTCTGCTCGTGGTGGGCGTCGTGTTCGTGTTCCTGCAGAACTGGCGCGCGACGATCATTCCCGTCGTTGCGATTCCGGTTTCGTTGCTCGGCTCGTTTATCGTGCTTGCCACGTTCGGCATTTCGCTCAACAACCTGTCGCTATTCGGGCTCGTGCTGGCGGTGGGTATCGTGGTCGACGATGCGATCGTGGTGGTCGAGAACGTCGAGCGAAATATGCATGCGGGCATGTCGCCGACCGAAGCCGCGCACCGGACCATGGACGAAGTGGGCGGCGCGTTGCTGTCGATCGCGCTGACGCTTTGCGCGGTGTTCGTTCCGTCCGCATTCCTCAGCGGCATTTCGGGGCTGTTCTTCCGGCAGTTTGCGGTGACGATCGCGGCATCGACGGTCATTTCGTGCTTCGTCTCGCTCACGCTGAGCCCTGCGCTGTGCGCGGTGCTGTTCAAGCAGCGCGCGCCGCATGAAACCAACGGCGAGCAGCGCGGCAACGCTGTTTCGCGTTTGCTGCACGCCGGTTTTACACGGTTCAATCACGGCTTTGAAAGGCTCTCCTCCGGCTACGGCAAGCTCACGCGCCGCCTGGTTCGCGGCCTCACGGTGATGCTTGCGATCTACGTTGCGTTGATCGGCGTCGCCGCACTGGAGTTCGCGCACACGCCGACCGGCTTCATTCCGGAGCAGGACCAGGGCTATCTGATTACCGTCGTGCAATTGCCGCCCGGCGCATCGCTCGAGCGCACCGAGAAGGTGGTGCGCAGCGCAACGGACATCATCCTGTCGACGCGCGGCATCGAGCACGTCGCACCGTTTGTCGGGCTCGACGCGACCACGCTGACGGTCGCCTCGAATTCGGGAACGATCTTTTCCGGGTTGCCGTCGCTTTACAACCACGAGATACCGGGCCTGACCGCGGACGGCGTGCTCGCGGACCTGCGCAAGCGCCTGTCGGTCATCAAGGATGCCTACGTGCTGACGATTCCGCCGCCGCCCGTGCAAGGCATCGGCAATGCGGGCGGCTTCAAGATGATGCTCGAAGACCGCGCGGGCCTCGGTCCCGACGCACTCGTGCACGCAGCAAAGGATCTCGTCGCCGCGGCGAACAAGGACCCTGATTTTGCGGGCGTATTCACGCTATTCAACGCCGGGTCGCCTTCGGTATTCGCGGATATCGACCGCGTGAAGGCGGAGAAAGTCGGACTCACGCCGACCGACGTGTTCTCCACGTTGCAGGTATACCTCGGCTCGCAGTACGTGAACGACTTCAACTATCTGGGCCGCACGTACGAAGTCATCGTGCAGGGCGACGGCCAGTACCGGCGCGACGCGTCGGACATTACGCGGCTGAAGGCGCGCAACCAGGCTGGTGAGATGGTGCCGATCGGCACGGTCGCGAAGATGGAAACGCGCACGATTCCGTACCGCGTGCCGCGCTACAACCTGTACCCGGCCGCAGAAGTGCAAGGCGTGGCTGCACCGGGCGTCGCAACCGGCACGGCATTGCACCGGATGGAGGAGCTTGCGCACCAGGTGCTGCCGCAAGGCATCGGCTTCGAGTGGACCGAACTCGCGTACCAGCAGCAGCAACGCGGCACGCCCACGCTGCTCGTGTTCGGCGCCGCTGCGCTGTTCGTGTTCCTCGTGCTCGTCGCTCAGTACGAAAGCTGGAAGCTGCCGCTCTCGATCGTGCTGATCGTGCCGATGTGCATTCTCGCGTCGGTGACGGGCCTTGCGATTCGCGGCATGCCAATCGACATCCTCGCGCAGATCGGCTTCGTCGTGCTCGTCGGCCTTGCGGCAAAGAACGCGATTCTGATCGTCGAGTTCGCACGGCAAAAGCAGGACGAAGGCGACACGGCGGTGAATGCCGCCGTGCATGCGGCCCGTACGCGCCTGCGCCCGATCCTGATGACGTCGTTCGCGTTCATTCTCGGCGTCGCACCGCTCGCAGTCGCGACCGGTGCGGGCGCGGAAATGCGGCAGTCGCTCGGCACGGCTGTGCTGTTCGGCATGCTCGGCGTAACCGGCTTCGGCCTGCTGTTTACCCCGGCGTTTTATGTCTTCATTCGAAAATTCGGCCGCAAGGAGCGCACGTGA
- a CDS encoding efflux RND transporter periplasmic adaptor subunit, which translates to MDTETELQDDQVKERDALHTRKRSPVKSWAGVLVVMAVIGGGWWFYQHRESKALAANAKPAAPPQVTVSKPLVENLDTRLGFLGQFSAVDQVELRAQVGGTLTGIYFKDGDIVHKGDLLFSIDPVPYEIRLAQAKAQLENATAKRVLAEQELRRAQELERNDAGTVENVQQRTSDLSASQAAIDDAQAQIRDARFDLDHCRIAAPFTGRIGRHLVSIGNLIAGSRAATSPTTLLATIVSLDPIYLDFDMSEADFQTFSHYRGDLKSPLANKVELTSGNGNDTVLKRQGTLDFVDNVLDRSSGTIHARATVANPDLRLTPGEFARVRLAVARPVPTLLIPDASVLPDQSEHIVLTVAADGTVVPKQVQVGDMRGGLRVIRSGLNADDRVIVDGLPFAAPGARVATRDGTLRYAATQGQ; encoded by the coding sequence GTGGATACGGAAACGGAACTGCAAGACGATCAGGTCAAAGAGCGCGATGCACTGCACACGCGCAAGCGATCGCCGGTCAAGAGCTGGGCGGGGGTGCTCGTCGTCATGGCCGTCATCGGTGGCGGCTGGTGGTTTTACCAGCACCGCGAGAGCAAAGCGCTGGCTGCAAATGCAAAACCCGCGGCGCCGCCGCAAGTGACCGTGAGCAAGCCACTCGTCGAAAACCTCGATACGCGTCTGGGCTTTCTCGGGCAATTTTCGGCGGTCGATCAGGTCGAGCTGCGCGCACAGGTGGGCGGCACGCTCACCGGCATCTACTTCAAGGACGGCGACATCGTTCATAAGGGCGATCTGCTGTTTTCGATCGATCCGGTGCCTTACGAGATCAGGCTTGCACAGGCCAAGGCCCAGCTCGAGAATGCGACGGCGAAGCGTGTGCTCGCAGAGCAGGAGCTGCGCCGCGCACAGGAACTCGAGCGCAACGACGCGGGTACGGTCGAAAACGTGCAGCAACGCACATCCGACCTGAGCGCCTCGCAGGCCGCGATCGACGATGCGCAGGCACAGATTCGCGACGCGCGCTTCGACCTCGATCATTGCAGGATTGCCGCGCCGTTTACGGGCCGCATCGGCCGCCACCTCGTTTCGATCGGCAACCTGATTGCCGGCAGCCGCGCGGCGACGAGTCCGACCACGCTACTGGCGACCATCGTGTCGCTCGATCCGATCTACCTCGATTTCGATATGAGCGAGGCCGATTTCCAGACGTTTTCGCACTACCGCGGCGATTTGAAGAGCCCGCTTGCGAACAAGGTCGAACTGACATCGGGTAACGGCAACGACACCGTGTTGAAGCGGCAGGGCACGCTCGACTTCGTCGACAACGTGCTCGACCGCTCGAGCGGCACGATTCACGCGCGAGCGACGGTGGCGAACCCGGACCTGCGTCTGACGCCCGGCGAATTCGCGCGCGTACGCCTCGCGGTCGCGCGGCCGGTGCCGACGCTGCTGATTCCCGACGCGTCCGTGCTGCCCGACCAGTCCGAGCACATCGTGCTGACGGTCGCAGCCGACGGCACGGTCGTGCCGAAGCAGGTGCAGGTAGGCGATATGCGTGGCGGCCTGCGCGTGATCCGCTCGGGCTTGAATGCCGACGATCGCGTGATCGTGGACGGCCTGCCGTTCGCGGCGCCCGGCGCCAGGGTGGCGACGCGTGACGGCACGCTTCGTTATGCGGCCACGCAAGGCCAGTAA
- a CDS encoding VOC family protein yields the protein MLALEVVSLPVADVDRALAFYAQKVGFKLDVDYHPTPAFRVVQLTPPGSSCSVQLVTADSAARLRNLYLVTTDLAAERAALIGRGVAVSECRHKAPIDTWEGGFSAGLDAKRRDYASFADFEDLDGNTWTLQERGYRAP from the coding sequence ATGCTTGCACTGGAAGTCGTTTCGCTGCCTGTCGCCGATGTCGACCGCGCCCTTGCGTTCTATGCGCAGAAGGTCGGATTCAAGCTGGACGTCGACTACCATCCCACGCCCGCGTTCCGGGTCGTGCAGCTCACGCCGCCGGGCTCGTCGTGCTCGGTGCAACTGGTGACGGCCGATTCCGCGGCGCGCCTGCGTAACCTGTATCTGGTCACGACAGACCTGGCGGCCGAGCGCGCCGCGCTAATCGGGCGTGGCGTAGCGGTTAGCGAGTGCCGGCACAAGGCGCCGATCGATACATGGGAGGGCGGCTTTAGCGCCGGACTCGACGCGAAGCGTCGCGATTACGCGAGCTTTGCCGATTTCGAAGACCTGGACGGCAATACATGGACGCTGCAGGAGCGCGGTTACCGTGCACCGTGA
- a CDS encoding RNA polymerase sigma-70 factor encodes MKDSLYVFDQLRPRLQKMAYRMLGSVAEAEDIVQEVWLRWHAAAHDTIDNAEAWLVAVTTRMSIDRLRAAKIQREQYAGIWLPEPLLTESPATPEEVKERADDVSVAFLLLLERLTPEARAAFLLREVLDVDYDEVAEVLGKTEAACRQLVSRAKTQLRDGRPRYEVSRETHRRLLQSFTVAVERGDFAGIHALLAEEAMLYGDGGGKVPSFPEPMLGAKRIAQLFYASALRYGSDVRFRLVELGGQWALLRYLDGQLESAMSIETDGNQIVRLLVQRNPNKLTFIAKAHGMPPDRFASSQD; translated from the coding sequence ATGAAAGACAGCCTCTACGTCTTTGACCAGCTTCGCCCGCGCTTGCAGAAAATGGCGTACCGGATGCTCGGATCGGTCGCCGAAGCCGAGGATATCGTGCAGGAGGTCTGGCTGCGCTGGCATGCGGCCGCGCACGATACGATCGACAACGCGGAGGCATGGCTCGTCGCCGTGACGACTCGCATGTCGATCGATCGCCTGCGCGCGGCGAAGATTCAGCGCGAACAGTATGCAGGTATCTGGCTGCCCGAGCCGCTTCTGACCGAATCGCCGGCTACGCCCGAGGAAGTCAAGGAACGCGCGGACGATGTGTCCGTTGCATTTCTTTTGCTGCTCGAACGCCTTACGCCGGAGGCACGCGCGGCGTTCTTGCTGCGCGAGGTGCTCGATGTCGATTATGACGAGGTGGCCGAAGTGCTCGGCAAGACGGAAGCGGCCTGCCGTCAACTCGTGAGCCGTGCGAAAACGCAGCTGCGCGACGGGCGGCCGCGTTACGAGGTGTCGCGCGAGACGCATCGGCGCTTGCTGCAGAGCTTCACCGTAGCAGTGGAGCGCGGCGACTTCGCCGGCATCCATGCATTGCTCGCCGAAGAAGCGATGCTGTACGGCGATGGCGGCGGCAAGGTGCCAAGCTTCCCGGAGCCGATGCTCGGCGCCAAGCGCATTGCGCAGCTTTTCTATGCGTCCGCGCTGCGTTACGGTAGCGACGTTCGTTTCAGGCTTGTCGAGCTTGGCGGTCAGTGGGCGCTATTGCGCTATCTCGACGGTCAGCTCGAATCGGCGATGTCGATCGAAACGGACGGCAACCAGATTGTCCGTCTCCTCGTTCAGCGCAATCCCAACAAGCTCACGTTCATTGCAAAAGCGCACGGTATGCCGCCCGATCGCTTTGCGTCTTCCCAGGACTAA
- a CDS encoding carboxymuconolactone decarboxylase family protein, with product MSQRINYIQQSPELFKKYLDFSMQLKESGIEQAILDFVSLRASQMNGCGFCCDMHVKEARIHGERELRLHHVAIWRESTLFSPRERAALAWTEVLTKLPEHGVPDEIYERVRGQFSEKELSDLTYAVMAINGWNRANVAFETVPGSADKAFGLDKANLA from the coding sequence ATGTCCCAGCGCATCAACTATATTCAACAATCGCCGGAGCTCTTTAAAAAGTATCTCGACTTCAGCATGCAGCTGAAGGAAAGCGGTATCGAGCAGGCGATTCTCGACTTCGTCTCGCTGCGCGCATCGCAAATGAACGGCTGCGGGTTTTGCTGCGACATGCACGTGAAAGAGGCGCGCATTCACGGCGAGCGCGAATTGCGGCTTCATCATGTCGCGATCTGGCGCGAGTCGACGCTCTTTTCGCCACGCGAGCGCGCCGCGCTTGCATGGACCGAGGTGCTGACGAAGCTGCCCGAGCATGGCGTGCCCGACGAGATCTACGAACGTGTGCGCGGCCAGTTCTCGGAGAAGGAATTGTCGGACCTGACGTACGCAGTGATGGCAATCAACGGCTGGAACCGCGCGAACGTCGCGTTCGAGACTGTGCCGGGTTCGGCGGACAAGGCATTCGGACTCGACAAGGCGAATCTCGCCTAA
- a CDS encoding cupin domain-containing protein, with amino-acid sequence MFRSKITAMVLVTLSALSPAGAAYAAAPQAIVTPLMTQPLPDYPGKEGLMIMVEYPPGSVDPVHRHNADAFVYVLEGSIVMQLKGGKEVTLKPGQTFYEGPNDVHTVGRNASQTQPAKFIVLLLKDKGAPVLVPEK; translated from the coding sequence ATGTTCCGCTCGAAAATAACTGCGATGGTTTTGGTCACCCTCTCGGCACTGTCGCCGGCGGGCGCCGCGTATGCCGCAGCGCCCCAGGCAATCGTCACACCGCTGATGACGCAGCCGCTGCCCGACTACCCGGGCAAGGAGGGCCTTATGATCATGGTGGAATATCCGCCTGGTTCGGTCGACCCGGTGCATCGACACAACGCGGATGCGTTCGTCTATGTGCTCGAAGGGTCGATCGTGATGCAGCTCAAGGGCGGTAAGGAAGTGACGTTGAAGCCGGGCCAGACGTTCTACGAAGGGCCGAATGATGTCCATACTGTGGGACGCAATGCGAGCCAGACACAGCCCGCGAAATTTATCGTGCTGCTGTTGAAGGACAAAGGCGCACCGGTTCTCGTGCCCGAGAAATAG
- a CDS encoding LysR family transcriptional regulator, producing MSDYAPRRSLSGADDPFASSFATSYAGVVSFLAVADEGSFARAGDRLGIGRSSVSRNVQKLEAQLDTRLFLRTTRSTSLTREGELFYENCRPGVERIVQALDEMRELRNGPPRGQLRICSTPGFGRKIVAPLLRGFHAQFPGITLELLLNDRVLDFTGDRIDVSFRDGRMEDSEIVARKLIPMQMLVCASRDYARVHGLPREVDELAKHRCINFRTASGRVREWEFKAGGVALRRVPVARHTFNDAELMLQSVLDGQGIAQLPAYQVCDFLREGRLVSCLAQYVPDDSGHYLCYLSRKHLPTRIRVFVDYMIEHTRRLDLNCVTAMPVHRQTFADTSDDERMVNAA from the coding sequence ATGTCAGACTATGCCCCCCGCCGATCCCTCAGCGGCGCCGACGATCCGTTTGCCAGCAGTTTCGCAACGAGCTATGCCGGCGTCGTATCTTTCCTTGCCGTTGCCGACGAAGGGAGTTTCGCCAGAGCAGGCGACCGCCTCGGCATCGGGCGCTCTTCGGTCAGCCGCAATGTGCAAAAGCTCGAGGCGCAACTCGATACGCGGCTCTTCCTTCGCACGACACGCAGCACGTCGCTGACGCGCGAGGGCGAACTGTTCTACGAGAACTGCAGGCCCGGCGTCGAGCGCATCGTGCAGGCGCTCGACGAGATGCGCGAGTTGCGCAACGGTCCCCCGCGCGGGCAGTTGCGTATCTGTTCGACGCCCGGGTTCGGCCGCAAGATCGTCGCGCCGCTGTTGCGCGGTTTCCATGCGCAATTCCCCGGCATTACGCTCGAACTGCTGCTTAACGACCGCGTTTTGGACTTCACCGGCGATCGCATCGACGTCTCGTTTCGCGACGGGCGTATGGAAGACAGCGAAATCGTCGCGCGCAAGCTGATACCGATGCAGATGCTCGTATGCGCGTCGCGCGACTACGCGCGCGTGCACGGCTTGCCGCGCGAAGTCGACGAACTGGCCAAACATCGCTGTATCAACTTCCGGACTGCGTCGGGGCGCGTAAGGGAATGGGAGTTCAAGGCCGGCGGTGTCGCGCTGCGGCGCGTGCCCGTTGCACGTCATACGTTCAACGATGCAGAGCTGATGCTGCAATCGGTGCTCGACGGGCAGGGTATCGCGCAGCTGCCCGCTTATCAGGTGTGCGATTTTCTTCGCGAAGGGCGCCTCGTCAGCTGTCTTGCGCAGTATGTGCCGGACGACAGCGGCCACTATCTTTGCTATCTGAGCCGAAAACATCTACCCACGAGAATCCGTGTATTCGTCGATTACATGATCGAGCACACGAGAAGGCTCGACCTCAATTGCGTTACCGCAATGCCGGTACATCGGCAGACTTTCGCCGATACTTCGGATGACGAGAGAATGGTCAATGCAGCTTAG
- a CDS encoding DUF3331 domain-containing protein, which translates to MKHIDPWSHIVKGLRGHPHDIGDAIRKASFASRDFDDSLRCGMANILSIRRIERQTESTILVSWSDPTLGRYQDQTWRAGFARVAGVCGLTGMPVRRGDPVFRPVVRGGFRPLNAFDMILADTLSRANMRKADPFA; encoded by the coding sequence ATGAAACACATCGACCCCTGGTCACACATTGTCAAAGGGTTGCGCGGCCATCCTCACGATATCGGAGATGCGATTCGCAAGGCGTCTTTTGCGTCACGCGATTTCGACGATTCGTTGCGCTGCGGCATGGCCAATATCCTGTCGATTCGCAGGATCGAACGACAGACCGAGTCGACCATACTCGTTTCGTGGAGCGACCCGACCTTGGGCCGGTATCAGGACCAGACCTGGCGCGCGGGCTTTGCCCGAGTGGCCGGCGTATGCGGGTTGACCGGCATGCCGGTGCGCCGCGGCGACCCTGTGTTCAGGCCTGTCGTGCGCGGCGGATTCCGGCCGTTGAACGCATTCGACATGATTCTGGCGGACACGTTATCGCGCGCGAATATGCGCAAGGCCGATCCTTTTGCCTAG
- a CDS encoding NADP-dependent oxidoreductase, with amino-acid sequence MTASTSTSTMRAYRIHRFGGPDAVQLESIPVPEPAPNEVLVQVLAGGVNPVDVKTREGRYSAIREDALPFTLGRDLAGIVMRVGRDAVQWRADQHVYAFVGQGQGAFADFVVVDSAALAEPPHSLDIVTAGAVPLAALTAWQGLFDQGLLEKGERVLVHAAAGGVGHLAVQFAREKGAEVYATASDDGIDFVRSLGIDHVIDHKRQRFEDVARDMDLVFDLVGGETQLRSWQAVKRGGALVSTLTEPSQTEAAARGARGVRYTARPDGSQLASIAALIDEGRVKVRVAEQFAFDDLKQAFARIEAGHVRGKLVVKA; translated from the coding sequence ATGACAGCATCGACATCCACCTCAACCATGCGCGCCTATCGCATTCACCGCTTCGGCGGCCCGGACGCCGTGCAGCTCGAGTCGATTCCCGTTCCCGAACCCGCGCCGAACGAGGTCCTTGTGCAAGTGCTCGCCGGGGGCGTCAACCCGGTCGACGTAAAAACGCGCGAAGGGCGCTATTCGGCGATTCGCGAAGACGCGCTGCCTTTCACCCTGGGGCGCGATCTCGCCGGCATAGTGATGCGCGTCGGGCGTGATGCGGTGCAGTGGCGCGCCGATCAGCACGTGTACGCGTTCGTCGGCCAGGGGCAGGGCGCGTTTGCCGACTTCGTGGTGGTCGACAGCGCCGCGCTTGCCGAGCCGCCGCATTCGCTCGATATCGTCACGGCCGGCGCAGTGCCGCTTGCCGCGTTGACGGCATGGCAAGGGCTGTTCGATCAAGGGCTGCTGGAAAAAGGCGAACGCGTACTCGTGCATGCGGCGGCGGGTGGCGTCGGCCATCTGGCCGTGCAGTTCGCACGCGAGAAGGGCGCCGAAGTCTACGCGACCGCATCGGACGACGGCATCGACTTCGTCCGCTCGCTTGGCATCGACCACGTGATCGACCATAAACGCCAGCGTTTCGAAGACGTCGCACGCGATATGGATCTTGTGTTCGATCTCGTTGGCGGCGAGACGCAGTTGCGTTCGTGGCAGGCGGTCAAGCGCGGCGGCGCGCTCGTTTCAACGCTGACGGAGCCGTCGCAGACCGAAGCGGCCGCACGCGGTGCGCGAGGGGTGCGCTACACCGCGCGGCCGGACGGATCGCAACTCGCGTCGATTGCGGCGCTGATCGACGAGGGTCGCGTGAAGGTGCGTGTTGCCGAACAGTTTGCGTTCGACGATCTGAAACAGGCGTTTGCGCGTATCGAAGCCGGCCACGTGCGCGGCAAACTGGTAGTGAAAGCATAG